GTGCTTGTTGTAGTACCAACACGTGAATTAGTAGTTCAGGTTGTAAATGAAATTGAAAAACTTTCGAAATTCATGAACTTACGTACTGTTGGTGTATTTGGAGGAATTCCTTTAAATAGACATAAACAAGCTGTTGCGCAAGGTGCAGATGTTATTGTGGCTACTCCGGGGCGTTTGTATGACTTAGCAGTAAGTAAGGTTTTAAAATTGAAATCAATCCAGAAATTAGTGATTGATGAAGTAGATGTAATGCTTGATTTAGGCTTTAGATTTCAATTATTAAATATTTTCGACCTATTACCAGTACGTCGCCAAAACATTATGTTTTCGGCAACAATGACTGAAGATGTAGAGATATTGATTGATGATTTTTTTACTGCACCTAAAAAAATATTTATAGCAGTTAGTGGAACTCCATTAGATAATATTCAGCAAATTAGTTACGATGTTCCTAACTTTTATACAAAGGTTAATTTATTAAGTGAATTATTATCTAATAGACAAGAGTATAGTAAAGTCTTAGTTTTTGCTCCAAACAAAAGAAATGCAGATAGATTATTTGAATGTATAAAAGAAGAATTTCCATCACAATCGTGTGTAATACATTCTAATAAAACACAAAATTATCGTTTACGTTCTATTGAACAATTTAATAAAGGCGAAAAACGAATATTAATAGCAACTGATGTTATTGCTCGTGGATTAGATTTAGAGGAAGTTACACATGTAATAAACTTTAATACTCCGTATTTTCCAGAAAATTATATGCACAGAATTGGTCGTACAGGTCGTGCAGAACGTGAAGGTAAAACAATCCTTTTTTCAACAGTAAAAGAACAAGAGGCTAAACAGCGTATTGAGGAATTGATGAATTATGAAATTCCGAAAGTTGAAATTCCTGAACAGGTTGAAATTACTAAGCAATTAACAGAAGAAGAGCGACCTAAAGAAGAAGGTGAGCGTGATAAGAACAGAACTTCTCTAGAGTATGTTCCTGGTCCTGCTTTTCATGAAAAGAGTGAAAAGAATAGTAAAACGAATCAAGGGGGATCTTATCGTAGAGAGATTGCGAAAAAATATAAAAAACCAAAGACAAAAGGAGATAAAAACTTTAATTTACGACGCAAGAGAAAATAATGCAGATACTTAACAAGCAAGAACTTCATAACTTAGGGATGAATATTGTGGGTAAAAAATTGCAAGAACAAGGTTATGAATTTGTTGCAATTAATAGTCAGTTAAAAAAGCATCCGCAGTTTGTTCTATTTAAAAAAGGAGAACCTACCATTTTTGTTTTAGTAAAAACAACGAATAATATTCAGACACCAGAAGAATATGATGTTTTATGGATGGAAACATTTAAAGAACATGCAAAAAAACAAAATGCAAAAATATGGTTTGCAGGTGTGGGTATTGCAAATGCAGAGAGTGTAGAATTACCTGTTTTTAAGGACCAACCTTACTATGTCGCATTTAATGATTTCATAAAGATTTAATTTATTTGTAACTTATAAAACAGAAATCACCAGTTATACATAATTATATACCAAACACACAATAATTGTTATTTACTTAAAAGACAGTTAGTTAAATATCTGTATTTGTGGTGGGGAAATAATAATAATTATAATTATGAAAAAACAATTACTAAAGGGGATTCAAAACTTTTTCAAAAACATTTTAGAGCAATTAGCCGAGTTTGGTAAAGCAGCTGGTTATGCAATAAACCATTAAGTTATTATAAGGTTTTGAAAGAAAACACTCGTTTTAAGAAAAGCGAGTGTTTTTTTATGCTTTAATGTTAACTTTATAAGATGAAAAATTTATTATTAGAAATTCAACAATGTAAAATTTGTGAAAATTTTATAGAGCCTAGACCAGTTGTAATTGCTCAAAAAGTGTCAAAAATTATAATTATAGGTCAAGCACCAGGAGTTAAAGTTCATACTTCAGGTGTTCCTTGGGATGATGCGAGTGGAAAACAGTTAAGAAAATGGCTTGGAGTTACCGATAAACAATTTTATAACATGGAGAATTTTGGAATTATTCCTATGGGGTTTTGTTATCCAGGAAAAGGAAAATCTGGAGATTTACCACCTAGAAAAGAATGTGCACCTCAATGGCATCATTTATTATTAGAGAAAATGTTAAATGTAGAGCTGGTAATTTTAATAGGAATGTATGCTCAAAAATATTATTTGAAAAATACGGCAAAAAGAACTCTAACTGATACAGTGAGTTCTTTTGAAGAATATTTACCTAAATACATGGTTTTGCCTCATCCATCACCAAGAAATCGATTTTGGTTAACTAAAAACCCTTGGTTCTCACAAAGTGTATTACCGATACTTAAAAATAAAGTCGCTGATATAGTACAATAATCTACAATATAAAGAACAAATTAAAAGAGATAGGTTCAATTGATAAATTTGTACTTTTGCATACTATGACAGAAACACGTGAAGCAGTATCAGAAAAAGCGGTTTTAATTGGTATTATAACCCAGCATCAAAACGAAAAGCAATCTGAAGAATATTTAGATGAGTTAGAATTTTTAACTTTAACTGCTGGAGGTGTTGCTGTAAAGCGTTTTGTGCAAAAAATGGAGAAACCGAATCCTAAAACTTTTTTAGGAACAGGGAAGTTAGAGGAGGTTAGAATGTATATTGAATCACACAATATAGGTACAGCAATTTTCGATGATGAACTATCACCTGCGCAATTAAGAAATATTGAAAATATTTTAGATTGTAAGGTGTTAGATAGAACAAATTTAATTCTTGATATTTTTGCAAGTAGAGCTCAAACAAGTTCAGCTAAAGCACAAGTAGAGTTGGCTCAATGTCAATATTTATTACCTAGATTAACAAGATTATGGACTCACCTTGATAAGCAAAAAGGAGGTATAGGTATGCGTGGGCCTGGTGAAACAGAAATAGAAACTGACCGTCGTATTATTCGAGAAAAAATCACTTTGTTAAAGAAGAAACTTGCCACTATTGATAGGCAGATGGCAGTACAAAGAAAAAATAGAGGTAAAATGGTTCGTGTGGCATTAGTAGGGTATACTAATGTTGGTAAGTCAACTTTAATGAATGTAATAAGTAAAAGTGATGTGTTTGCAGAAAATAAGTTATTTGCAACGCTTGATACAACGGTAAGAAAGGTTGTTATAAAGAATCTCCCGTTTTTAATGACAGATACTGTTGGTTTTATTAGAAAGTTACCAACGCAATTGGTAGAATCATTTAAATCTACTTTAGATGAAGTTCGTGAAGCTGACTTATTATTGCATATCGTAGATATTTGTCACCCAAATTTTGAAGACCATATTGCATCTGTAAATAAAATTTTAGATGAAATTGGTAGCGCAAATAAACCAACCGTAATGGTATTTAATAAAATTGACGCGTATACATATGAAACAATTGATGAGGATGACTTAATTACAGAAAAAACAAAAGCTCATTATACTTTAGATGATTGGAAAAAAACATGGATGAATGATTTAGAAGAAGAAAGTCTATTTATTTCTGCACTTAATAAAGATAATTTAGAAAATTTTAAAGAAAAGGTGTATGAATTAGTTAAGAAAATACATATTCAGCGTTTTCCTTATAATAATTTTTTATACCAAGAATACGAGTAAATAAGTAGATAAGTGAATTTTTAAAAGTGAAAACATGTAAAAATATTTTTTACTTTTGCGTTTTTTTATTATATTTAGACTCATTTTACTAAAATAGTTAATAAGTTTATTTTAAATATATTAAGCCCCCCAAAACCCCCTAAAAATGAAAAACTACAATCCCCTCCGTTTGAAATTAGTAACAATTTTTGCTGATGAAATTTTGCAAAGAAAAAAAGTAACGACACATGCATCATTTTTATTAAATAACCTTATGTAAATAATATTTAATGGGCTTTAGCAATTCGTTAAAGCAGGTTATTTGTTTACTTAAAATTAAATAAAGATGAAAAATATAACTGTAATATTGTTGATGTGTTTTTCTGTATTTCAAATTTTTTCACAAAAGGTTTGTTTGTTGGAAGACAAGGCGCTAATTGATGTGAATACACTTAATAAATGTGCTGTAGAGAAAAAACAAAAAAAACAAAAGGTTGATGACGTAATTGTATCTAGTAAAAGATACTTTAAAAAGAGAGTTTATTTAGAAGAAGCTGCTGAATTAGCAAGTAGCCTAAAAGAAAAAACTATTTCTGATATTCAGGTTGTCAATGATTTTAAAATAGATTTGGTGTTAGAGGCACTAGAATCTAAAGAAAAGGAAGTTTCTTTCGATTCAGTAGAAGAAATACCTTTATTTACCTCTTGTTTAGATAGTACGGTAGACAAACTAGTGTGTTTTAATTCTGAAATTCAGAAGCATATAAATACTACGTTTCAATACCCTGATAAAGCAATCCAACAAGGAATTGAAGGAGACATAACTGTAAGTTTTATTATTGATAAAAAAGGTGAAATTAAAAATATAAAAGCGTCAGGAGATAAATATCAGGAGGTTTTAAATATTGAGGCAAAAAGAATAGTTTCCTTATTACCTGTTTTCAAAGCAGGGAAACAAGATGGTAAAGAGTTGAATGTTTTTTATAGTTTTTCGATGAGTTTTAGTTTAGATTAAAGCTAAGAGTGTATTATGTTAAGCTATAATAGTATTTATCTGTTTTTAGCTATATTAATGTTTTTTATGCATGTATTGATTTTACTATCTTTGCAGTATATATTAAATGTTTGATTTAAAAATATAATACCCTAAGTAGTATGAGAAAAAAGATAACATTAATGTTCGTTTTTTTTATTTCAGTTAACATTATGTCACAAGAGGTTTGTGAATCTCCAGAAGAAAACGAATTAGATTTAAATAGTATAACTAAATGTTCTATTAAAGAGTCTAAAAATAAGAGAGATAAAAAAACTAGGCAAATATCTGTTAAAGTATCTGCTAGTAGAAGATATCTTAAGAAAAGAGAAGCTTTGAAGAAGCAAAATGTGTCAGGAGCAACGGGTGTTGGTCTTGCTAGTGTAAAAAGTACTAATGAAAAGACAGAAATAACAAAAACATTGTCTTTAAAAAATAGTATTGAAAGTCTTAAGGAGAAATTATCTGCAGAAGAAGTTAAAAAAGCTTCACGATTTACTACAGTAGATAAATTACCAATGTTTAAGGGGTGTAAGAAAGTGAAAAAATCTGAAAGTATGGATTGTTTCAATGAAGGAATGATTAGCCATATATCTAAACACTTCAGGTACCCGAGTAAAGCAGTAAAAGAGTCAATTCAGGGAGATGTTTGGGTTCGTTTTATTATCGACAAAAACGGTGATATTCGAAATATAAAAACATTGGGACCTAAAAATGCTAGTATACTTAATAAAGAGGCTGTTAGGGTGGTCTTAAAATTACCAAAATTCATTCCGGCGAGAAAAAATGGAGGAAGGATTGCTGTGAAATATGGCTTTCCCATAGCCTTTGCTTTAGAAGAATAATTTACTATTAGAATCTTATTCAATTATTATTAATTAAATACTATTATATATGTTTAAAAAATTACTTACAGTTTTTTTTATTATATGCAGTGCGTCAATATCAGCGCAAGTGTCTATGGCTGGGAAAATTTATGATGAGTATCTAGAGCCTTTCCCAAGTGCTCTAATTACTTTTGGAAATCAAAGAATTAGTTCTGAATTTGATGGTAGTTTTACGTTAAAAGGAGTTGCTAAATTTCCTTTTAAAATTAAAGTTACGGCTTTAGGTTATCAATCAGAAGAGGTCGATGTTCTTAACGGAGATCAGGAGTTAAATATTATTCTTAAAGAGAATACGACCTTAGATGAAGTTGTAATATCAGCATCACGATCACCAGAGCGTATAATCGAATCGCCTGTAACGATTGAAAGAATAGGTGTTTCTGATATAAGAAAAAACACTTCTGTTTCTTTTTATGATGGATTAACGAATTTAAAAGGAATTGAATCTAGAGAGGCTAGCTATGGTTATAAATCGATAAATTCACGTGGTTTTTCTACTTTTGATAACACAAGGTTTGTTCAGTTAGTAGACGGAGTTGAAACCTCAATTCCAGCATTAAATTTTTCTGCAGGTAATCTTTTAGGATTGTCGGACTTAGATGTTAAAAATGTAGAGATATTACCTGGTGCTTCTTCAGCCTTGTATGGTGCAAATGCATTTAATGGTATTTTATTAATGACGAGTAAAAACCCCTTTGATTATGATGGAATCAGTGCTTATTTTAAGACAGGTATAACATCGCAAAAGGAAGCTGGAAATAATCAATTTTATGATGGTGGAATAAGAATGGCCTATAGGTTTAGTGATTATTTTGCAGGAAAAGTTAACATGGTTGCTTATAAAGCAGAGGAATGGCATGCTAATGATGATCGTAACACATCAGGCGTAGGTGGAGTTGTTAAAGAAGGAAATAGAAATGATACTTCTGATTATGATGGTGTTAATTTTTATGGTGATGAATTTGTTATAACGATACCTGGAATAGGTAGAGTTAGTAGAACTGGATATTCTGAAAAAGAATTATATGAGTATGATGGACATAGCGTAAAATTTGATGGTTCATTACATTATAGACCTATGGGGAATGATAAGCTAGAAATAGTTTTTAACTCTCGTTTTTCAACGGGTAACAACTTATACCAAGGTACTAATAGGTTTTCTCAAGAAGGTTATTATTTAGAGCAGCATAAATTAGAGATTTTAGGTGCGAATTTCTTTTTGAGAGGGTATTATACAGGTAACGAATCTGGCCGAGCACATGATTTGCGATTTGCTGGAGCTGCGTTAAATGAAACATATAACCCGTCTAGAGCATGGTTTACTGAGTATGCTACAGCGTATTCAGGATTTGTGCCTGGAGTTTTAGGAGGAAGTGATCTTCAAGCAAGAACTTTCGCAGATAGAAATAGGTTAAAGCCAGGTACATCTCAGTTTAAAGACGCTTTAGAAGGGATTAAAGATAGACCGATAAATCAAGGAGGTGCTGGCGTTGCTGATCAAACTGGTTATTATCATGTTGATGGTAATTATAATTTTAAAAATTTAATTAGTTGGGCTGAAATTCAAGTAGGGGGTTCTTATCGTGAATTTAACATTAATTCTCAAGGAACTTTGTTTACTGATAAAGACGGTCCTATTAAGTCAGACATGTTTGGTTTATATGCGCAAGTTCAAAAAGAACTATTAGACGAACGTTTAAAGTTTACAGGGTCATTACGTTATGATGAAGCTAAGAATTTTAAAGGGAATTATTCGCCAAGAATTGCTTTAACCTACGATGTAGGTGGAAGTAAAAATAAAATAATAAGAGTTTCATATCAAACTGGTTTTAGAAATCCGAGTACAACAGAACAGTATTTTGGATTACAATCAGGTCCTAATAGATTTATATTAGGAACATCTCTTGATAATTTAGACCGATTTTCTGGTATAGTTAATAATAATGATGGAAGTACAAATACATTAACAGGACAAGATGCTTTTAAAAAAGCATTTATTTTAGAAAATGGGAGTTTAGTTAAATCTAATATTGATCTAATAAAACCAGAAAGAGTAACTTCTTACGAATTAGGATATAGAAGTATTGTTAATGTTGGTGCTACTAGTATTATTGAATTAGATGTTAATGGTTATTATAATCAATATAAAGACTTTGTTGCATTTAAGAATGTTTTAGTACCTAACTATGATGGTTTAGCAGCTAATGGTAATAGTGCTTTTGATAATGAAGATTTAACACAGTTCACATTAAATACAAATACTAAGGCTAATGTTGACTCTTATGGTGTTGGTGTTGGAATAACAACAAAGGTGTTTAAAGATTTTAATTTTGGGGCTAACTATACTTTAAGTAAAATGATTTTTGATCAAGTCTCAGATCCAAACTTTCAGCCAGGTTATAATACTCCAGAACATCAAGTTAAATTTATGCTGGGTAATGCTAATTTGTTTAAGAATTTTGGGTTTAATGTTAATGTTAGATGGCAAAATGAGTTTTTATGGCAATCTAGCTTCTTAAATGGTGCTGTTGAAGATAGAATTATTTTAGATGCACAGCTTAATTACAGAATACCTTCAATGAAATCTAGATTTAAAATCGGAGGAACAAACTTATCAGGTAAAGAATATACCGTTGCGCCAGGTTCAGGTTTAATAGGGTCTTTATACTATATTTCTTGGGTGATAAATGATTAAAAATAAGATTTTTACAAAAAAAAGAGGAATGAATTTAATTCATTCCTCTTTTTTTTGTAAATTATATTTTTTGTAAGTACCTTTGCACCCCCCTAAGAAAGTATTTGTTAAATGAATTTATTTAAATGAAACCCTTAGTTATGAGAAGTTTATTGTTTTTTGTGTTTTTTGTTTTTAGTGTATGTATTGCTTCTTCGCAAGAAGTTTGTGAATCGCCTGATGAAAGTTCTGAAGTTGATTTAAACAGTATTACAAAATGTGCAATTACCCCATTAAAAAAATCGAAAGATAAAAGATCACGTCAAATTAGAGTTAAAGTATCAGCTAGAAGAAGAGTATTGAAAAGAAAAGCAACAGCTTCAGCTAATAGTTTAAGCGCTTCTAGTGTAGATGCATCATCTATTAAAAATGCGACAGCTCCAGTTAGTGGTTTAACTACTTCAGGAGTAAGTTCATTGCCCGTAAAAGAACAAACAGCTAATTTAAAATCTGTAAGTGCTTTAAAGGAAACGAAAGCAAAAAGTAATATTGAAAGGTTAAAAGATAAGCTTTCGAAAGAAGAAGTTAGTAAAGCATTAAGATTTACATATGCAGATAGAATACCAACTTTTAAAGGGTGCGAAAAAGCAAAGAAAGGTGAAAGGTCAGACTGTTTTAATAACGAAATGGTAAGCCATATATCTAAACACTTTAATTACCCAGCAGAGGCTGTAAGATCTCATTTAGAAGGTGAGGTTTGGGTGCGATTTATTATCGATAAGGATGGCTATGTTAAAAATATTAAAACGTTAGGTCCAGATAATGGTGAAATACTAAATGATGAAGCTATTCGTGTAGTTTCAAAGTTACCTAGATTTAAACCTGCTAAAAAAGAGGGAAAACGTATATCTACAAAATATGGTTTTCCAATTAATTTCTCTTTAGAAGAATAATTTCATAATTATATAATAGTAAATTTTTTAAAATGTTCAAAAAACAATTATTAATAGTTGTCTTTACAATGTGTGCGTTAATGTCTTACGCACAAGTAGAGCTAAAGGGTTTAGTATATGATGAGTATCTAGAGCCTTTTTATAATGCTAAGGTTACTTTAGGAGGTAAAAGTACTGTGTCAAATCAGGAAGGAGAATTCACGTTGAGTCTTAGCCAAAAGTTACCTGTAACTTTAAGGGTTTCTGCTTTCGGTTATCAAGATGAAGAAATACTTATTACAAGTATAGAGAAATCAATTAGGGTTATTTTAAAAGAAAGCTTTTTGTTAGATCAAATAGTAATATCTGCTTCTAGAGTACCTGAGAGAATCATAGAGTCTCCAGTTACTATAGAAAGACTTGGTTTAAACGATATTAAAACTACATCTTCAAGTTCTTTTTATGATGGTTTAGCAAACCTAAAAGGTGTACAATCTAGGGAAGGGAGTTACGGATTTAAATCAATAAATACACGAGGTTTCTCGGATTTTAGTAATTCTAGATTCGTTCAAATGGTAGATGGTATGGATACAACTGCACCAGCTTTAAATTTTAGTCCAGGTAA
This genomic stretch from Tenacibaculum sp. Bg11-29 harbors:
- a CDS encoding uracil-DNA glycosylase family protein: MKNLLLEIQQCKICENFIEPRPVVIAQKVSKIIIIGQAPGVKVHTSGVPWDDASGKQLRKWLGVTDKQFYNMENFGIIPMGFCYPGKGKSGDLPPRKECAPQWHHLLLEKMLNVELVILIGMYAQKYYLKNTAKRTLTDTVSSFEEYLPKYMVLPHPSPRNRFWLTKNPWFSQSVLPILKNKVADIVQ
- a CDS encoding DEAD/DEAH box helicase, with the protein product MTFQDLDLSNPLRNSIEELGFVQPTPIQEEAFSIIRSGKDVVGIAQTGTGKTFAYMLPILRDLKFSNQQHPRVLVVVPTRELVVQVVNEIEKLSKFMNLRTVGVFGGIPLNRHKQAVAQGADVIVATPGRLYDLAVSKVLKLKSIQKLVIDEVDVMLDLGFRFQLLNIFDLLPVRRQNIMFSATMTEDVEILIDDFFTAPKKIFIAVSGTPLDNIQQISYDVPNFYTKVNLLSELLSNRQEYSKVLVFAPNKRNADRLFECIKEEFPSQSCVIHSNKTQNYRLRSIEQFNKGEKRILIATDVIARGLDLEEVTHVINFNTPYFPENYMHRIGRTGRAEREGKTILFSTVKEQEAKQRIEELMNYEIPKVEIPEQVEITKQLTEEERPKEEGERDKNRTSLEYVPGPAFHEKSEKNSKTNQGGSYRREIAKKYKKPKTKGDKNFNLRRKRK
- a CDS encoding energy transducer TonB; the encoded protein is MKPLVMRSLLFFVFFVFSVCIASSQEVCESPDESSEVDLNSITKCAITPLKKSKDKRSRQIRVKVSARRRVLKRKATASANSLSASSVDASSIKNATAPVSGLTTSGVSSLPVKEQTANLKSVSALKETKAKSNIERLKDKLSKEEVSKALRFTYADRIPTFKGCEKAKKGERSDCFNNEMVSHISKHFNYPAEAVRSHLEGEVWVRFIIDKDGYVKNIKTLGPDNGEILNDEAIRVVSKLPRFKPAKKEGKRISTKYGFPINFSLEE
- a CDS encoding Na(+)-translocating NADH-quinone reductase subunit F, giving the protein MQILNKQELHNLGMNIVGKKLQEQGYEFVAINSQLKKHPQFVLFKKGEPTIFVLVKTTNNIQTPEEYDVLWMETFKEHAKKQNAKIWFAGVGIANAESVELPVFKDQPYYVAFNDFIKI
- a CDS encoding energy transducer TonB; amino-acid sequence: MSQEVCESPEENELDLNSITKCSIKESKNKRDKKTRQISVKVSASRRYLKKREALKKQNVSGATGVGLASVKSTNEKTEITKTLSLKNSIESLKEKLSAEEVKKASRFTTVDKLPMFKGCKKVKKSESMDCFNEGMISHISKHFRYPSKAVKESIQGDVWVRFIIDKNGDIRNIKTLGPKNASILNKEAVRVVLKLPKFIPARKNGGRIAVKYGFPIAFALEE
- a CDS encoding energy transducer TonB translates to MKNITVILLMCFSVFQIFSQKVCLLEDKALIDVNTLNKCAVEKKQKKQKVDDVIVSSKRYFKKRVYLEEAAELASSLKEKTISDIQVVNDFKIDLVLEALESKEKEVSFDSVEEIPLFTSCLDSTVDKLVCFNSEIQKHINTTFQYPDKAIQQGIEGDITVSFIIDKKGEIKNIKASGDKYQEVLNIEAKRIVSLLPVFKAGKQDGKELNVFYSFSMSFSLD
- the hflX gene encoding GTPase HflX gives rise to the protein MTETREAVSEKAVLIGIITQHQNEKQSEEYLDELEFLTLTAGGVAVKRFVQKMEKPNPKTFLGTGKLEEVRMYIESHNIGTAIFDDELSPAQLRNIENILDCKVLDRTNLILDIFASRAQTSSAKAQVELAQCQYLLPRLTRLWTHLDKQKGGIGMRGPGETEIETDRRIIREKITLLKKKLATIDRQMAVQRKNRGKMVRVALVGYTNVGKSTLMNVISKSDVFAENKLFATLDTTVRKVVIKNLPFLMTDTVGFIRKLPTQLVESFKSTLDEVREADLLLHIVDICHPNFEDHIASVNKILDEIGSANKPTVMVFNKIDAYTYETIDEDDLITEKTKAHYTLDDWKKTWMNDLEEESLFISALNKDNLENFKEKVYELVKKIHIQRFPYNNFLYQEYE
- a CDS encoding TonB-dependent receptor domain-containing protein, yielding MAGKIYDEYLEPFPSALITFGNQRISSEFDGSFTLKGVAKFPFKIKVTALGYQSEEVDVLNGDQELNIILKENTTLDEVVISASRSPERIIESPVTIERIGVSDIRKNTSVSFYDGLTNLKGIESREASYGYKSINSRGFSTFDNTRFVQLVDGVETSIPALNFSAGNLLGLSDLDVKNVEILPGASSALYGANAFNGILLMTSKNPFDYDGISAYFKTGITSQKEAGNNQFYDGGIRMAYRFSDYFAGKVNMVAYKAEEWHANDDRNTSGVGGVVKEGNRNDTSDYDGVNFYGDEFVITIPGIGRVSRTGYSEKELYEYDGHSVKFDGSLHYRPMGNDKLEIVFNSRFSTGNNLYQGTNRFSQEGYYLEQHKLEILGANFFLRGYYTGNESGRAHDLRFAGAALNETYNPSRAWFTEYATAYSGFVPGVLGGSDLQARTFADRNRLKPGTSQFKDALEGIKDRPINQGGAGVADQTGYYHVDGNYNFKNLISWAEIQVGGSYREFNINSQGTLFTDKDGPIKSDMFGLYAQVQKELLDERLKFTGSLRYDEAKNFKGNYSPRIALTYDVGGSKNKIIRVSYQTGFRNPSTTEQYFGLQSGPNRFILGTSLDNLDRFSGIVNNNDGSTNTLTGQDAFKKAFILENGSLVKSNIDLIKPERVTSYELGYRSIVNVGATSIIELDVNGYYNQYKDFVAFKNVLVPNYDGLAANGNSAFDNEDLTQFTLNTNTKANVDSYGVGVGITTKVFKDFNFGANYTLSKMIFDQVSDPNFQPGYNTPEHQVKFMLGNANLFKNFGFNVNVRWQNEFLWQSSFLNGAVEDRIILDAQLNYRIPSMKSRFKIGGTNLSGKEYTVAPGSGLIGSLYYISWVIND